From one Streptococcus pneumoniae genomic stretch:
- a CDS encoding type II toxin-antitoxin system HicA family toxin, giving the protein MTTRRELEKLAKAKGFYPTDKGKGSHTLWEHEDGRTILISNPKQKDYKPKTLNNVLKVLNGK; this is encoded by the coding sequence ATGACCACAAGGCGAGAACTTGAAAAATTAGCAAAAGCTAAGGGGTTCTATCCAACGGATAAAGGTAAAGGGTCGCACACACTTTGGGAGCATGAAGACGGGCGGACAATTCTCATCAGTAACCCAAAACAGAAAGACTACAAGCCTAAAACCTTAAACAACGTTCTTAAAGTCCTAAATGGGAAATAG
- a CDS encoding type II toxin-antitoxin system HicB family antitoxin, with amino-acid sequence MKYTYLALFEVDKENGGYTITFPDFHGAISEADTLNEAIYNAREVLEIYTIMFEDEGKAFPAPSSFKALAGELSSDEDILQAISVDTELVRERERSRVVNKTVTLPSWLVEVGKENKINFSQLLQKAIREELQV; translated from the coding sequence ATGAAATACACTTACCTAGCACTTTTTGAAGTGGATAAAGAAAACGGCGGATATACAATTACTTTCCCAGACTTCCATGGAGCAATCAGCGAGGCAGACACGCTAAACGAGGCTATCTATAATGCCCGTGAAGTGCTTGAAATCTATACAATCATGTTTGAAGACGAGGGCAAGGCTTTTCCAGCCCCTTCTAGCTTTAAGGCATTAGCTGGGGAGCTCTCTAGTGATGAGGACATCTTGCAGGCCATTTCAGTAGATACCGAGCTTGTCCGTGAGCGTGAACGGTCTAGAGTGGTCAACAAGACTGTTACGCTACCAAGCTGGCTTGTGGAAGTTGGGAAAGAAAACAAAATCAATTTCAGCCAGTTATTACAAAAAGCAATCCGTGAAGAATTGCAGGTATAA